ataataataatagcagCACTCGTATTATTcttaaataaaacaacattttaaattaatgtaaataatattaatagaagtatcttttcttttcttcatCCTCTTGCTTAGGATGAAGGTTTAGAGGTTTTAGAGTAGTTTATTAGTGGTTTATTATGACATATGTCCAACAGCCCTGCTTCTTATGCTGAtcaaaaaaatagaaacgTCTGATCAAAGAAATAACAATTGACATCTACAACGCTAAATGCATAAAGCATTAAACAATATTGGCCATACTCGTTATTTATAATCCATTCTGCATAGTAATACTGGCGATTATATACAGAACATTTTTCATAATATTCATTTCCTGGTTTTCACAACTTTAGTTTCGCCAAAGTGATGCAAATTAACACAGTTGGGTAACTTAAAATTCCGGATCCTATATAAGTGTCATCTCTTAGATGAGGTTTCTATAGTCAACTTTCAGCATGTGGTCACCTAAAAGTGTGGTTCCTGCTTTTCGCTTGCTACTGAATTTCTGTGCTGCTACCGAGGTCATTGGCGTCCTTGGCGGGCGATATGCTCGTTTAGGAATGTTTCCCTATCATGCTGCTTTGCTCGTGCATGATTGGCCATACGGTGGCGGTACCTTGGTCTCGGAGTTTTTTGTCCTGACCTGTGGCCACTGTGTTACCAGATACGACAGAATGGATTGTACGGTTCTTTTGGGCGTCATCGACTTAAAGGACATCAATGGACAAACGTTCCTTCCTAAGGAATTCATCCCTCACCCGATGTATAATAATGAGACGAATGATTACGATATTGGACTGATTCGCTTAAGCAGAGCAGCTGAAATAAATGAGTTTGTGCAAACAATTGGAATGGCTTCTGCCAATTCCACCTATTATGTTGGCACGTTAGGTCATGTCTGTGGACATGGAGTGATCGATCCATATAATACTCGACAAAGTTGTCTGAAATATGCATACGTTCCAATATGGGACCCAAATAATTGCACTAGTGCAATATTTAGTGGCATAACGGACCACGGCATGGTTTGCGCAGGAGATGACGATGGACGAAACAATCCATGCAAAGCAGATTCCGGTGGCGGATTGGTTGTGAATCACATAGTAATGGCggttttttttatgaattacCGTTGTGGCCTACAGCATTTCCCAACCGTTTATCAATTGGTGCCATACCATCGTCAGTGGATAGATCAGGTTATGCATTCTCAGTATGTccggaaaaagaaaaacttttggaATAGCACCATGAATGCTCACATTGTTCGGCACAAGAATTGTAACCATTTCAATTCAACCCATAACCCATAAATTcagtttgaaaaatttataattaataaataatgtaTTTTAAGATAGAAGTAGgtgaaaacaataataaattcgGAATCAATAAGCTATTGCTCGTATGGCCGCCTTATTGCCTTAGCTATACCTGATTCTTGTTCCTTCTTGAAATGGCTTCTTCTTTGCTGATGTCATCATTGGAGGGGAATTCGTTCTTGCAGGACAATTTTCCTAAACTGCTGGCTTGTTACTACTTGTTACTCTTTAATGTCGTAGCTCTTAGATTTTAGAGTAAGTGGTTTTCCCGCTGCGCACTGCTGTAGAGTCGTAATTATTGCAACGATTACAATCTTCCTTTCATAACGGACAGCATGATTTGCGGAGGAGATCCGCAGACGTAGACGGAGGACGTGCCAAGGAGATTCTGGTGGACCATTAATGGTAATGGGCATACTTATGAGAGTTGCATCGTGGATTGTCGGTTGTGGCACATTGAATCGGCCGTCCATATATATATCGGTGCCTTATGTTCGTGTAAGCAGGGTATCTCGATCTCTTTAAAGAGCAAGGGGAAAAAATTACACATTTTTGGTCCAATTATACACACAAATGATTGGTGTGAAATATTCGATTAGTTAAGGggaaaatcaattttgtttcGGATTGTAAAAATGGGAACAAACTTGATTTGAGCATATTTAAGTATCTCCCTCACTCAAGCATATGAGCACCCTTCGGATGTTGGTGGATTGTAATATGAAattaaagtatataaaatttgattgcataatgTAGAAAATTATGGGAGATAATCGGGTTTTTGAAATACGCGTGGCATATACAAAATCTAAGCGAGTTTATATACTAAATATGTATGAGTCTCTAGCTAGAGTCGTCTAACTTCACTTGTCAGCACTCccttaaatttgatttgaattttcaaTTCGTATATTTGTAGGAATAAACCGGTTAaaattgcgtatacgtaacGGGTGCCAACCAAGCGGCGGCCAGAATAGGGATGAGTTGGGAAGCAATAAGTCATAATATTTaatacgtttttattgataacCTGCACTGATAAGGTATAAAATCCAAATCGAACTCTTTTAGTCTGACGatctttcttttaaatttatcGCCTAAGCTAGAACTTGTAGCTATTTTAAAGGTctcaattaaacaattaatcaAACAATGCACAAGCTTTCaaataatatagaagccaacAGTTTTTTAATGCATGCTTTCATAATGAAACTCcgttattatttataatatttaaaacttacATTTTTATGTCACTACAATTGTAGAAGTTTTTAAGTTTCTGTATTTTGTTCTCCTCTGAGTCTCTTTCTGaaccttaaaaaaaataaacattataTATGGTTCACAGCTTAATCGTTTGGTTTCGCCTTCTTTTCAACGATAActaaagttgtaaaatctaaACAAGCGCCATTCTCTACCCAAGTCATCTCGCCCGATGTTGTCGACTAATACAGTTGTTCTTGCACTTTGCCTTCTTCTTGTTCTAATAAATGAGAGACTCTTCTGTGCTGCTGCTTTCAATAAAAGTTTGTTGCGCACCATTGGCGGGCAAATTGCTTTTCCAGGGCAGATTCCCCATCAAGTAGTTTTGATGGAGGATCAACAACAGGTTTGTGGTGGTTCTTTGATCTCAGAGACTATGGTGCTTACCGCCGCCCATTGCATATGGGGAGTCCAGCCTAGCCAGATGGAAGCTATTGTAGGCGGCAATGATTATATGGCTGCTAATAACGATTGGTACAAAATCGCTCAGTTCATCAACCATcctcagtacatacataagaagCTCGATTACGACATTGGCCTGATCCGGTTGAGTAGACCAGTTCGATTAGGTGGCCCAGTGCAAAAGATTCTGTTGGCTGATTCCGATGCCAAATACCCAGCTGGTAGCACAGCAATTGTTAGTGGATATGGTGCCATAAATTATCATTATGACAAGCAAAGCTTTCTGAGATACGCCCAAGTTCCTGTATGGAGTGAAGAGGATTGTCATCAAAAATTTAGTACCATCACGAAGCGCAACATTTGCGCAGGAACGTCTGGCAGAGTGGGCAATTGTCAAGGAGATTCTGGAGGACCATTAACTGTTGGTGACAGACTCTATGGTGTTGTATCGTGGGGATATCAATGTGGAAAACCAGGTCCAATCGTTTATTCTTATGTGCCTGCTTATCGTTCATGGATATATGAAAATTCTCATATTTAAGTTAAAACTGTCAATTAAATACCCATCATACAATGGATAAATCGTTTGTTTTTATAACCTAGCAAAATGggatattaattttggtcagaagtgtgcaacgcatagaaggagcCATCTCCGACcgtataaagtatatatattcttgatcagcatgacgagacgagttcatatagccatgtccgtccgtctgtccgtccgtctggatcaacgcagactcctcctagaccgttagagctacagagctaaaattttgcatgaaggcttgtatatactgcaggggttgtatatctcggattcagtcgGATCGGACCACCATATCATACAGCtgccatacaaacggcaaagtcacgaagagtgacttttctcaataacttcgttattttctaaactattgtcatgaaatatGATATttgtgagtttattacacctataaacaactgtgccaaattttattaagatCGTGTGactttatcatatagctcccataggaacgatcggtcgaaaacagtgatttctgtcaataacttcgttacttataacgcgattgctttcaaattaaacaattgTCAGTTTTacatatctgttaatgactgtgctaaatttgattaagatcggacaactatatcatatagctcccataggaacaatctgttgtaaacagtgactttgataaataacttcgttatttgctatgctaagattgtaggccgctctttcgcaaacattagcctttttagataaaactttatccactttgatggctataggtaaggaaagagtttcCAAAAAAGTGGCAAGGGTATACAAGCTTTCacacggtcgaagttagccggccctctggttatttgTAAAGTAGAAATACTTGTCTGGGACGAAGAGAAATAACATTAACTGTTTCAAAATGTCTTTTCCCAGGGGCCACATGCTCTTAAAACCAATCTTAACTGGACCACATTTTACTGACAACATATTCCAAACCATTTACAgccattttaattaaatatgaaGCACGTTGGCTTAGAGGCGGCTAGCATTTTACAAACAGAACGGaaagaaaaccaacaaagagCAAAATGGGACTAAATGGAGACAAAAATAGGTACTTGttcttattattttcattcttttttaaaaCTCAGATTTTTATTAGTATCAACTAAATACTCTCAATGAATttgtaaaattaattaaattattatgatTAAACTATGACTAATTCGTTTTATGGTTATTCTTTTGGGTTCGCCCTCCTTCATGATGATAGATTAGCGCAAATTGTAAAGTCAATAGTCATCTTGCTTAATGTTGTCGGCTAATAGTGTTGTTCTTGCCTTTGACTGCTTCTTGTCCTATCAGGCAACACATTcttttctgctgctgctcttcATGGTAGAGCGATACGCACCGGACAGATTCCCTATTTAGTAACTCTGATAGAGGATCAAAGATACTAATTTCGTGGTCTATGGTCCTTTCCGCAGCCCATTGCACATGGGGACTACAGCCTGGCCATATGGATATTATTGTAGGCGGCAACGATTTAGTTATACCCAATGAAAATTGGTTCAATGTTGTTGAGTttatcacccatcatctgtaCAGTCCAGATGGACCAGATTTTGATATCACCCTGATTCGGTTAAGTAAGTCAGTTCGATTAGGTGGGACATTGCAAACAATTCTGTTAGTCGAAGGTTAGTGGATTTGGCGCTATCAATCACAATAACGACATGCAAAGCTTTCTGAGATACGCCGATGTTCCGATATGGAGGGTAAAAGATTGCACaatcaaaaaatttcattacatTACGAAGCGCAACATCTGTGCAGTAATGTCAGCTGACAGGGGCGCGAGTTGTAATGGAGATTCTGGTGGAATCTCCGTTGACTCACTTGACTGTGGATAACAAACTCTATGGAGTGGTATCTTGGAGCTATAAATGGGAGAACAGGTCCAGGAGTTTATTCATATGTACCTGCCTACCGCTGTTGGATCTTTCAAAATGCTCatatttaaatcaaaagtGTCAGTTAAATTCAAAATCTACAATGACTATAAATGAGGATAAATATTTGTCTGTGACTGTGTCTTAAAAGTGTGTTGCCTGGAAAgcaaataatgataataagCTTAACTGATCCGCGTCTTCACCTATGACTAGATAATAGAACATATCTTAAGCAACTTAGTTTAAACATAAAGCGGAATAAATatgtttcaattaaattttgtcctatttaaataaaacaatatacATTTATCTTTTCTATTCGATTATTACAACTAGagataaaatattattattagtttaaCCGAATACTTTTATAGAATCTGTAAAAGTAAAATCAAAATACACATTAAGTTTTTGAATCGTTGACAATCTTGAAAATTAGTATGAGGTTGGGATTAATCTACAAGTGATTGATTTTTGTCAATTTGAATTATCATTCACCATTCCACGTGGTTCATGGTTTAATCGTTTGGTCTCGGCTTTTTCTTTGATGTTAGGTTTAGGAAAGCTGTAAAGCGTATAAAAGGTGGATTATCCACGTAAAGTCATCTCATAAAATGTTGTCTGCTAAAAGTGTTTGCCTGTTACTTGTTTTATCAGGTGCCATATTCATCTCTACTGCTAGAAGATTAGTTCGCACCATTGGTGGGCAAATTGCTGCTCCGTGGCAGATTCCCTATTTTGCGACCTTGATAAAGGAAGAAGAACAGTCTTGTGGCGGTTCGTTGATATCACAGACTATGGTCCTTACTGCTGCTCATTGCACACTTGGTGCACATCCCAGCCAGATGGATGTAATTGTAGGCACCAACGATTTAAGTGTTCCTAGTGAAAATCGGTTTAGTGTTGCCCAGTTTATCAGACATCCACTGCACAGTCCTTATAGTGTCGATTTTGATATTGCGTTGGTTCGGTTAAGTAAACCAGTTCCCTTGGGTCCCCTAGTGCAAACGATTCTGTTGGCCGATGCAGATTCCGAGTACCCAGAAGGTGAAACAGCAACAATTAGTGGATTTGGTGCTATCAATCATCATAGAGATAGGCAAAGCTTTCTGAGATACGCCGAAGTTCCGATATGGAGTGAAAAGGAATGTAGAAATAAAAAGTATCCATTCATTACGGAGCGAAACATTTGTGCAGGAACGTCAGCTGGCATAGTGTCCAGTTGTTATGGAGATTCTGGTGGACCATTGACTGTGGATAACAAACTCTATGGAGTGGTATCTTGGGGCTATAAATGTGGCAGAACAGGTCCGGGGGTTTATTCATATGTACCTGCCTACCGCTGTTGGATCTTTCAAAATGCTCATATCTAAGTTAGTTTCacgaattgaattaaatgaaGAAACTGCAATGTCTAAAAAAAGAACCCACACAGATTTAATTTATTCTATTGGGAATCTATTATTTTAACTATTTGCAACTAATTAGATAAagaatgttttaattttatttgtcaCGTACTAATAAAGTAGCGTGAAATTAGTAATTCGCCAAGACTGTAAAATTCACCGTCtcataataatttattttgttatagAAATTTCAGTTGTCAAGCTCTTGTGTCGGTTGTTATTTGGTCGAACTTTTCATAAAACGACTACTTAAAATTTATGTACATCAAAGAATGAACAGAAACTAATGagttaaatattaaattttagcCACATAAATTAGATTTTGGGCATATCCCTGCAATCCGTAAGTTAATGTTGCGTATACGCTCTGTATGCAACTCGCTAACTAAGATACAACGTCAGATAAATTAGATAAAAGGTGATAAGTTGCACTAAGCACATTTGAGGCACAAATCATATcaacaaacaacaactttCTAAAGAAGTTTCTTCAAATGTCCTTCATATGTCGCCGACGCTTGAAGACAATTGTCAAATGGGTGGTCATAATTGTGGCcatttggttttgtattgGACTATTCGTCTTCAAAGATGAGTTGGATGATTATTTAGATCCAGAAGATGACTACTTCTTGGATAATGCCTTTTCCATGACTATAAGAAATGGCACTGAATCGGATGAACTGTATCAGGATGAGGCTTATATAATAAACGATGCCAAAACACCATCCAACATGCTAACGCATTTACCTTTGGAATGGAAAAACAAAGAAGATGGTAAGTGAAAAcaggcaaataaaataattcGAATTTATATTGAAATCAGTCGCAGCCCATCCAACACATACTCTTTGCAATCATTTCCAGCTGTTTAGCTTACTTCTCTTTTTCTCACTCTCTGTTATCAACATTGGAAAATCTCCTTTATATTTCCTCCTgcttttttgttgctcttttcccattttgcattttttgcaCTTCATTTCCACGCAATCGCTCGCAACTAATTCCCATCAATTCAATGCACACGCAGCACATCCTGATACCGCCCCTCGCGCCACCTTGCCACTAAACCGGTCCACACCTAAATTCTGCTTTAAAGATGCATTTTGGGTCAACCAAATCAGTAGGAAAgaagcaggaggaggaggagaaggggATTTTAAATAtcgatggagagagagagagaaaaagtaaaaaacgaaaccaaacGGGGATAATAACACATATTGCtttcctctttcttcctccCTCACAATCACCTAGTCCTTCTTGCTTGTCTTCTCACGCTTGCTGTCACACTTTTTCTCCCCTCTCTGTcgctctctccctttctctcgcTTAGCATTTGCCTTTACGCCTTTAAGAAAATTTCTAACAAGTTTTACAACAATGTCGAAGATGCCAACGGCAAATACTAACAACACTGGAGCACTTAACAACTTGCAATTGTTGCCAAACAACATTTTCAATGCCAGAGCAAAAGTAGGGAGAGAAAAGTGTGGAAAGAGGAGTGTAGGAGGGGGATTCTCTGATAGATAGAGAGACCAATTCCTGCTCATTCCTCTATGTCAGATGAGGCATTCGCATTAAGCATatgaaaaaaatgagaaaattgTTTCTTACTAATCAAGAATTGTGGTGGGGCGAGAGAAGAGGTCGGGATGGATCACTTCTTGAGGTTTCTTTTACTCAATGGACACTTGACTTGTCTCGGGGCCCAGGCAAATCAATGAAGCGAGTCAAGCTTCAACCAGGCATGACTCCAACGGGGGAAAGGGCTGAGCTTTGGATGCAGCTTCCTGTATGCATGTGGATATGTTTGGTCTTGCTTCTTCATCTATTGCTTGGCATGTGGAACAAGCATTTAAGATTGCATCAGCATGTGGTCAGAAGTCTCCTCCCTTCTCTCCCCA
The nucleotide sequence above comes from Drosophila willistoni isolate 14030-0811.24 chromosome 2L unlocalized genomic scaffold, UCI_dwil_1.1 Seg72.1, whole genome shotgun sequence. Encoded proteins:
- the LOC26529234 gene encoding trypsin 3A1, with protein sequence MWSPKSVVPAFRLLLNFCAATEVIGVLGGRYARLGMFPYHAALLVHDWPYGGGTLVSEFFVLTCGHCVTRYDRMDCTVLLGVIDLKDINGQTFLPKEFIPHPMYNNETNDYDIGLIRLSRAAEINEFVQTIGMASANSTYYVGTLGHVCGHGVIDPYNTRQSCLKYAYVPIWDPNNCTSAIFSGITDHGMVCAGDDDGRNNPCKADSGGGLVVNHIHDLRRRSADVDGGRAKEILVDH
- the LOC26530116 gene encoding trypsin-1; translated protein: MVLTAAHCIWGVQPSQMEAIVGGNDYMAANNDWYKIAQFINHPQYIHKKLDYDIGLIRLSRPVRLGGPVQKILLADSDAKYPAGSTAIVSGYGAINYHYDKQSFLRYAQVPVWSEEDCHQKFSTITKRNICAGTSGRVGNCQGDSGGPLTVAHCTWGLQPGHMDIIVGGNDLVIPNENWFNVVEFITHHLYSPDGPDFDITLIRLSAIFISTARRLVRTIGGQIAAPWQIPYFATLIKEEEQSCGGSLISQTMVLTAAHCTLGAHPSQMDVIVGTNDLSVPSENRFSVAQFIRHPLHSPYSVDFDIALVRLSKPVPLGPLVQTILLADADSEYPEGETATISGFGAINHHRDRQSFLRYAEVPIWSEKECRNKKYPFITERNICAGTSAGIVSSCYGDSGGPLTVDNKLYGVVSWGYKCGRTGPGVYSYVPAYRCWIFQNAHI